From Pseudomonas putida, one genomic window encodes:
- the hpaR gene encoding homoprotocatechuate degradation operon regulator HpaR gives MSFFRPVLNKYGVTSQQWRVIRVLHQNGQTEMYRLAELVCILQPSLTGILKRMESQGLVSRQRSEVDQRCVLVSLSSHGQALYGLVEQDINQCYDRLEMGLGRDSLRDLLDLLDELKRVSPVNQV, from the coding sequence ATGAGCTTCTTCCGGCCCGTACTCAACAAGTATGGCGTTACCAGTCAGCAGTGGCGGGTGATCCGTGTCCTTCATCAGAACGGCCAAACAGAGATGTACCGACTGGCAGAGCTGGTTTGTATTCTCCAGCCGAGTTTGACTGGGATTCTTAAGCGAATGGAGTCTCAAGGGTTGGTGAGCCGGCAGCGTTCAGAGGTCGATCAGCGATGCGTCTTGGTTAGCCTATCGAGCCATGGGCAAGCGCTTTACGGGCTGGTTGAGCAAGACATCAACCAGTGTTATGACCGGCTGGAGATGGGATTGGGTAGGGACAGTCTGCGAGATCTCTTGGACTTGTTGGACGAGCTCAAGAGGGTCAGCCCCGTCAACCAGGTTTGA
- the hpaI gene encoding 4-hydroxy-2-oxoheptanedioate aldolase, whose translation MKNSFKARLKSGEPQIGLWLGLADAYCAELAANAGFDWLLLDGEHAPNDIRSLLSQLQSVAPYPSQPVIRPVVGDTALIKQVLDIGAQTLLVPMVETAEQAQHLVRSVTYPPSGIRGVGSALARASRWNTLPDYLNQADQEICLLVQIENREGLDNLDAIAAVEGVDGVFIGPADLSAAMGYRGNPGHPEVQAAIEDAIVRICKAGKAAGILSADEKLARRYLELGATFVAVGVDTTVLMRGLQTLAARFKDTQLPLQNGGGVY comes from the coding sequence ATGAAAAACTCATTCAAAGCACGCCTGAAATCCGGCGAGCCACAAATTGGTCTGTGGCTCGGACTTGCAGATGCCTATTGCGCGGAACTGGCTGCCAATGCAGGTTTCGACTGGCTCCTGCTGGATGGAGAACACGCGCCAAACGACATCCGCTCACTGCTTAGCCAGCTGCAGTCGGTAGCCCCCTACCCCTCACAACCCGTAATTCGTCCGGTCGTTGGCGACACAGCACTGATCAAGCAGGTCTTGGATATCGGGGCTCAAACATTGCTGGTTCCAATGGTCGAGACAGCCGAACAAGCACAGCACCTGGTGCGCTCCGTCACCTATCCGCCATCTGGAATCCGGGGGGTTGGCAGCGCCCTTGCCCGCGCCTCTCGCTGGAACACCCTACCTGACTACCTGAACCAGGCGGACCAAGAGATCTGCCTTCTGGTGCAGATCGAGAACCGTGAGGGTCTCGATAATCTGGATGCGATCGCTGCGGTCGAGGGCGTAGATGGTGTTTTCATCGGCCCTGCCGACTTGTCTGCAGCAATGGGGTATCGAGGCAACCCTGGCCACCCAGAGGTTCAGGCTGCAATCGAAGATGCGATCGTTCGAATCTGTAAGGCAGGGAAAGCCGCAGGCATTCTCAGCGCGGATGAGAAGCTTGCTCGTCGCTATCTCGAGCTTGGCGCCACGTTCGTGGCTGTAGGTGTGGACACAACTGTCTTGATGCGCGGGCTACAAACTCTCGCAGCACGCTTCAAAGATACTCAGCTTCCACTTCAGAATGGCGGGGGCGTGTACTAA
- the hpaH gene encoding 2-oxo-hept-4-ene-1,7-dioate hydratase has product MLDNTFIQQAAERLDQAERTREQVRQFSLDQPAISIEDAYAIQRAWVAKKIAAGRKLVGHKIGLTSRAMQVSSNITEPDYGALLDDMLFDEGTDIPFERFIVPRVEVELAFILGKPLKGPNCTVFDVLEATEWVIPALEIIDARIQQVDPQTQATRKVFDTISDNAANAGVVMGGRPVRPTDIDLRKVPAVLYRNGVIEESGVSAAVLNHPAKGVAWLANKLAPYDVTLEPGQIILGGSFTRPVAARPGDTFHVDYDMLGSIACRFV; this is encoded by the coding sequence ATGCTTGATAACACCTTCATCCAGCAGGCCGCTGAGCGACTCGACCAGGCCGAACGCACTCGTGAACAGGTGCGCCAGTTCTCTCTTGACCAACCTGCGATCAGCATCGAAGACGCGTACGCCATCCAACGAGCTTGGGTTGCCAAGAAGATTGCAGCTGGCCGCAAGCTGGTAGGACACAAGATCGGCCTGACGTCTCGAGCCATGCAAGTTTCCTCTAACATTACCGAGCCTGATTACGGCGCGCTGCTCGATGATATGCTCTTCGACGAAGGCACCGACATTCCCTTCGAGCGCTTCATCGTACCTCGCGTAGAAGTCGAGCTCGCTTTCATTCTGGGCAAGCCTCTCAAAGGGCCGAACTGCACTGTGTTCGATGTTCTTGAGGCCACCGAATGGGTGATTCCAGCACTGGAGATCATCGACGCACGGATCCAACAGGTAGACCCGCAGACGCAGGCTACTCGCAAGGTCTTTGACACTATCTCCGACAACGCAGCAAACGCCGGCGTGGTTATGGGCGGTCGCCCCGTCCGTCCGACCGACATCGACCTGCGCAAGGTTCCAGCAGTCCTTTACCGAAATGGGGTAATTGAAGAATCCGGTGTTAGCGCAGCAGTTTTGAACCATCCCGCGAAGGGTGTGGCTTGGCTCGCCAACAAGCTGGCCCCATACGACGTTACGCTTGAACCAGGTCAAATCATTCTAGGCGGCTCGTTCACTCGACCTGTCGCGGCACGCCCAGGCGACACTTTCCACGTGGACTACGACATGCTGGGCAGCATTGCCTGCCGCTTCGTTTAA
- a CDS encoding 5-carboxymethyl-2-hydroxymuconate isomerase: MPHLVLLYTPDLERDADIPGLCRALADCMLEQRDDTGKTVFPVGGTRVLAYPAAHCAVADGSGNFGFLYANLRMGSGRSKSVHNSVGDSLLQVLKSRLDELLQERPIGITLQIDESTQQVFDAKHSTLHPLFNRPA, encoded by the coding sequence ATGCCCCACCTGGTACTGCTCTACACCCCCGATCTGGAACGCGATGCCGACATTCCTGGCCTGTGCCGCGCCCTGGCAGACTGCATGCTCGAACAGCGTGACGATACTGGCAAGACCGTGTTCCCCGTCGGTGGCACCCGCGTGCTGGCCTACCCCGCAGCCCACTGCGCGGTGGCTGACGGCAGCGGTAACTTCGGCTTCCTATATGCCAACCTGCGCATGGGAAGTGGCCGCAGCAAGTCGGTGCACAACAGCGTCGGGGACAGCTTGCTGCAGGTGCTGAAAAGCCGCCTAGACGAGCTGCTGCAAGAGCGCCCGATCGGCATCACTTTGCAAATCGACGAGAGCACCCAGCAAGTGTTCGACGCCAAGCACAGCACCTTACACCCCCTATTCAATCGCCCGGCCTGA
- the hpaD gene encoding 3,4-dihydroxyphenylacetate 2,3-dioxygenase — MGKLALAAKITHVPSMYLSELPGPRHGFRQAAIDGHYEISRRCRELGVDTIVVFDTHWLVNANYHVLCGPHFKGLYTSNELPHFISNMEYEFPGNTELGKLLAEECNRFGVETMAHHATTLGPEYGTLVPMRYMNQDQHFKVISVSALCTFHYLADSARLGWAMRKAVEDHYDGTVAFLASGSLSHRFAQNGQAPDFATKVWSPFLETLDHRVVQMWENAEWDEFCGMLPEYAAKGHGEGFMHDTAMLLGALGWSKYDGHAEIVTPYFGSSGTGQINAIFPVTPQDGSAIPSAQAANPGAVVSTSRL, encoded by the coding sequence ATGGGCAAGCTGGCACTCGCAGCCAAGATCACTCATGTCCCCTCCATGTACCTGTCCGAGTTGCCTGGGCCGCGCCATGGCTTCCGCCAAGCCGCGATCGATGGGCACTATGAGATCAGTCGCCGCTGCCGTGAGCTGGGTGTAGACACCATCGTGGTATTCGACACCCATTGGCTGGTCAATGCTAACTACCATGTGCTGTGCGGGCCGCATTTCAAGGGCCTCTATACCAGCAATGAGCTGCCGCATTTCATCAGCAACATGGAATACGAGTTCCCCGGCAACACCGAGCTCGGCAAGCTCCTGGCCGAGGAATGCAATCGCTTCGGTGTCGAGACCATGGCCCACCATGCGACCACCCTGGGCCCCGAGTACGGCACCTTGGTGCCGATGCGCTACATGAACCAAGACCAACACTTCAAGGTGATCTCGGTCTCAGCACTCTGCACCTTCCACTATCTGGCCGACAGCGCCCGCCTCGGCTGGGCCATGCGCAAGGCGGTGGAAGATCACTACGATGGTACCGTTGCCTTCCTAGCCAGCGGATCGCTTTCGCACCGTTTTGCTCAAAACGGCCAGGCCCCGGACTTTGCAACGAAGGTATGGAGTCCATTCCTGGAAACCCTCGACCATCGCGTGGTGCAGATGTGGGAGAACGCTGAATGGGATGAGTTCTGCGGGATGCTGCCAGAGTACGCGGCCAAGGGCCACGGCGAAGGCTTCATGCACGACACGGCAATGCTGCTTGGCGCCCTTGGCTGGTCGAAATATGACGGCCACGCCGAGATAGTGACTCCCTACTTCGGCTCTTCGGGCACCGGTCAGATCAATGCGATCTTCCCGGTCACTCCGCAGGATGGCTCGGCCATTCCATCAGCACAGGCTGCCAATCCGGGCGCAGTGGTATCAACCAGCCGCTTGTGA
- the hpaE gene encoding 5-carboxymethyl-2-hydroxymuconate semialdehyde dehydrogenase, translating into MIKHWINGREVESKDTFVNYNPATGDAICEVASGGAEEVAQAVAAAKEAFPKWANTPAKERARLMRKLGELIDQNVPKLAELETLDTGLPIHQTKNVLIPRASHNFDFFAEVCTRMDGHTYPVDDQMLNYTLYQPVGVCGLVSPWNVPFMTATWKTAPCLALGNTAVLKMSELSPLTANELGRLAVEAGIPNGVLNVIQGYGATAGDALVRHPDVRAISFTGGTATGRKIMQTAGLKKYSMELGGKSPVLIFEDADLERALDAALFTIFSLNGERCTAGSRIFIQESVYPQFVAEFAARAKRLIVGDPTDPKTQVGSMITQQHYDKVTGYIRIGIEEGARLVAGGLERPAGLPAHLAKGQFIQPTVFADVNNKMRIAQEEIFGPVVCLIPFKDEAEALQLANDTEYGLASYIWTQDIGKAHRLARGIEAGMVFINSHNVRDLRQPFGGVKGSGTGREGGQYSFEVFAEIKNVCISMGSHHIPRWGV; encoded by the coding sequence ATGATCAAGCACTGGATCAACGGCCGTGAGGTCGAAAGCAAAGACACCTTCGTCAACTACAACCCGGCCACCGGCGACGCCATCTGCGAAGTCGCCAGCGGCGGTGCCGAGGAAGTCGCCCAGGCTGTCGCCGCGGCCAAGGAAGCCTTCCCCAAGTGGGCCAACACCCCAGCCAAGGAACGTGCCCGACTGATGCGCAAGCTGGGTGAGTTGATCGACCAGAACGTGCCGAAGCTGGCCGAACTCGAGACCCTGGACACCGGCCTGCCGATCCACCAGACCAAAAACGTGCTGATCCCCCGTGCCTCGCACAACTTCGATTTCTTCGCCGAAGTCTGCACGCGCATGGACGGCCACACCTACCCGGTCGATGACCAGATGCTCAACTACACCCTGTACCAGCCCGTGGGTGTGTGTGGTCTGGTGAGCCCGTGGAACGTGCCGTTCATGACCGCCACCTGGAAGACCGCGCCATGCCTGGCCTTGGGCAACACCGCGGTGCTGAAGATGAGCGAGCTGTCGCCGCTGACCGCCAACGAACTCGGCCGCCTGGCGGTCGAGGCCGGCATTCCCAACGGCGTGCTGAACGTGATCCAGGGCTACGGCGCCACCGCCGGTGACGCCCTGGTCCGCCACCCGGACGTACGCGCCATTTCCTTCACCGGCGGCACCGCCACGGGTCGCAAGATCATGCAGACCGCTGGCTTGAAGAAATACTCGATGGAGCTGGGCGGCAAGTCGCCGGTGCTGATCTTCGAAGATGCCGATCTGGAGCGCGCGCTGGACGCAGCCTTGTTCACCATCTTCTCGCTCAACGGCGAACGCTGCACCGCCGGCAGCCGGATCTTCATCCAGGAGAGCGTGTACCCGCAGTTCGTCGCCGAGTTCGCAGCGCGCGCCAAGCGCCTGATCGTCGGCGACCCGACCGATCCGAAGACCCAGGTCGGCTCGATGATCACCCAGCAGCACTACGACAAGGTCACCGGCTACATCCGCATCGGCATCGAGGAGGGCGCACGTCTAGTTGCCGGTGGCCTGGAGCGCCCGGCGGGCCTACCGGCGCACCTGGCCAAGGGGCAGTTCATCCAGCCCACCGTGTTCGCCGACGTGAACAACAAGATGCGCATTGCCCAGGAAGAAATCTTTGGCCCGGTGGTCTGCCTGATCCCGTTCAAGGACGAAGCCGAGGCGCTGCAACTGGCCAACGACACCGAATACGGCCTGGCCTCGTACATCTGGACGCAGGACATCGGCAAGGCCCACCGCCTGGCACGCGGCATCGAGGCTGGCATGGTGTTCATCAACAGCCATAACGTGCGCGACCTGCGTCAGCCATTCGGTGGCGTGAAGGGGTCCGGCACTGGCCGCGAGGGTGGACAGTACAGCTTCGAAGTGTTCGCCGAGATCAAGAACGTTTGCATCTCGATGGGCAGCCACCACATCCCGCGCTGGGGGGTGTGA
- a CDS encoding fumarylacetoacetate hydrolase family protein — translation MKHARIRYEGNVHSVTVEADNTLRLADGRLLAEHQVEWLPPATGSMFALGLNYADHARELAFTPPTEPLAFIKSPGTYTGHDQVTWRPDNVEYMHYECELVAVIGKPAKNVKRENALDYVAGYTVCNDYAIRDYLENYYRPNLRVKNRDATTPVGPWIVDAADVPDVSNLKLRTWINGELKQEGTTADMIFDIPYLIEYFSSFMTLQPGDMIATGTPEGLADVVPGDEVVVEVEGVGRLANRIVSEADFFKNNKA, via the coding sequence ATGAAGCACGCACGCATCCGTTATGAAGGCAATGTCCACAGTGTCACCGTCGAGGCCGATAACACCTTGCGCCTGGCCGATGGCCGGCTGCTGGCCGAGCATCAGGTCGAGTGGCTGCCACCCGCCACCGGCAGCATGTTCGCCCTGGGCCTGAACTACGCCGACCACGCCCGCGAACTGGCCTTCACCCCGCCCACTGAGCCGCTGGCCTTCATCAAGTCGCCAGGCACCTACACCGGCCACGACCAGGTCACCTGGCGCCCGGACAACGTCGAGTACATGCACTACGAGTGCGAGCTGGTCGCGGTCATCGGCAAGCCGGCAAAAAACGTCAAGCGCGAAAACGCCCTCGACTACGTCGCCGGCTACACCGTGTGCAACGACTACGCCATTCGCGACTACCTCGAGAATTACTACCGCCCCAACCTGCGGGTGAAGAACCGCGACGCCACCACCCCGGTCGGGCCGTGGATCGTCGATGCCGCCGACGTGCCGGACGTCAGCAACCTCAAGCTGCGCACCTGGATCAACGGCGAGCTGAAGCAGGAAGGCACCACCGCGGACATGATCTTCGACATTCCGTACCTGATCGAATACTTCTCCAGCTTCATGACCCTGCAACCCGGCGACATGATCGCCACCGGCACCCCGGAAGGCCTGGCCGACGTGGTACCAGGCGATGAAGTGGTGGTGGAAGTGGAAGGCGTGGGCCGGCTGGCCAACCGAATCGTCAGCGAAGCTGATTTCTTCAAGAACAACAAGGCATGA
- a CDS encoding fumarylacetoacetate hydrolase family protein — translation MPPIPHARANGTLFGIALNYKGLLDQHLADFHKPPYKQPPLKPVLFIKTPNTRNEHKGVVVRPTGERLQPGPALGVVIGKRASRVKEADALSHVAGYAIVNEFSLPEDSYYRPAVKAKCRDGFCAVGEQIIPANEIATPQDLTIKLYVNGKVVQENTTANQVRSVARLIAELSEFMTLDEGDVLITGTPEGRVDVQPGDFVEVEITGLGRLANTIVAESEDQA, via the coding sequence ATGCCCCCTATTCCGCACGCTAGAGCGAACGGAACCCTCTTCGGGATCGCGCTGAACTACAAAGGTCTGCTTGATCAACACCTAGCTGACTTCCACAAGCCGCCGTACAAGCAGCCCCCCCTGAAGCCGGTCTTGTTCATCAAGACACCTAACACTCGCAACGAGCATAAGGGTGTGGTTGTTCGCCCCACCGGAGAACGCCTTCAGCCTGGTCCAGCTCTCGGGGTTGTCATTGGTAAGCGCGCAAGCCGAGTGAAAGAAGCCGACGCTCTGAGTCACGTTGCCGGCTACGCCATCGTTAATGAATTCAGCCTCCCAGAAGACAGTTATTACCGACCAGCGGTGAAGGCCAAGTGCCGCGACGGCTTCTGCGCTGTCGGCGAACAAATCATCCCTGCCAATGAAATTGCTACGCCCCAAGACCTCACCATCAAGCTCTACGTAAACGGCAAGGTTGTTCAGGAAAATACCACCGCTAATCAGGTGCGCTCCGTTGCGCGCCTGATTGCCGAGCTGAGCGAGTTTATGACCCTCGACGAGGGCGACGTGTTGATCACCGGGACCCCAGAAGGTCGCGTGGATGTTCAGCCAGGAGATTTCGTGGAGGTTGAAATCACAGGCCTTGGCCGCCTGGCGAACACCATCGTCGCCGAGTCGGAGGACCAGGCATGA
- the hpaR gene encoding homoprotocatechuate degradation operon regulator HpaR codes for MSSPRPSLTLSLLQGREAAMAFFRPSLNARDLTEQQWRVIRILRQQGELESHQLAKATCILKPSMSGVLTRLERDGLVRRWRSPEDQRRVLVGLTEQGQQRFVEMSGDMESNYRRLVEQFGEEKLGQLLKLLDELKTVAP; via the coding sequence ATGTCTAGCCCAAGACCTTCGCTGACCTTATCTCTTCTTCAGGGGAGGGAAGCGGCTATGGCCTTTTTCCGTCCGTCACTGAATGCCCGAGACCTCACGGAGCAGCAGTGGCGGGTCATCCGCATTCTTCGGCAGCAAGGAGAACTGGAAAGTCATCAATTGGCGAAGGCAACCTGCATTCTCAAACCAAGTATGTCAGGAGTACTTACCCGCTTAGAGCGAGATGGCCTGGTTCGCCGCTGGCGTTCACCCGAAGACCAACGACGTGTATTGGTAGGATTGACGGAGCAGGGACAGCAACGTTTCGTCGAAATGTCTGGCGATATGGAGAGTAACTATCGTCGCCTGGTTGAACAGTTCGGGGAGGAAAAACTCGGCCAGCTTCTCAAACTACTGGATGAACTCAAAACCGTAGCTCCCTGA
- a CDS encoding aldo/keto reductase: MQFRKLGTIEVSAIGLGCMGFSHGYGEGPDRSESIKLIRQAYELGCTHFDTAEGYGHGDNEVLLAEALKPFREHIVVATKFYIDKASAEAPVESQIRQHLEASLKRLGTDHVELYYQHRISPHIPVEDIALTMQKLIDEGKIGGWGQSQPTAEQIRQAHAVTPLSAVQSEYSMMERMFEQDVIPACKELGIGFVPFSPLASGFLSGKVQADATFQGDDVRRVITRFSPDNMAANQPLLDLLHQFAKEKGATPAQVSLAWMLAKESFIAPIPGSRKAARIEENLGAADVALTKAEFQALEAELSKLSIHGNRTDADIAKLYK; this comes from the coding sequence ATGCAGTTTCGCAAACTCGGAACGATTGAGGTTTCAGCGATTGGTCTTGGATGCATGGGATTCAGCCACGGCTACGGAGAGGGGCCGGATCGTAGCGAGTCAATCAAGCTGATCCGCCAAGCTTATGAGCTTGGCTGCACTCACTTCGATACTGCTGAAGGCTATGGTCACGGTGATAATGAGGTCCTTCTCGCCGAAGCCCTCAAACCCTTCCGGGAGCATATCGTCGTGGCGACTAAATTCTATATCGACAAGGCCTCAGCAGAGGCTCCGGTGGAATCTCAAATTCGCCAGCATCTGGAAGCCTCTCTCAAGCGCCTGGGGACTGATCACGTCGAGCTTTACTACCAGCATCGGATCAGTCCACATATTCCAGTCGAAGACATTGCCCTCACCATGCAAAAGCTGATCGACGAGGGAAAAATTGGGGGTTGGGGCCAGTCTCAGCCCACGGCAGAGCAGATCCGCCAAGCTCACGCCGTAACGCCTTTGTCCGCCGTCCAAAGCGAATACTCCATGATGGAGCGGATGTTCGAACAGGATGTAATCCCGGCCTGCAAGGAGCTAGGTATTGGCTTCGTACCCTTCTCGCCATTGGCGAGTGGATTCCTCTCTGGAAAAGTGCAGGCAGATGCCACGTTCCAAGGTGACGACGTTCGCCGAGTAATCACTCGCTTCTCGCCCGATAACATGGCTGCCAACCAACCGTTGCTCGACCTCTTGCACCAGTTTGCCAAGGAGAAAGGTGCAACGCCTGCCCAGGTGTCACTTGCCTGGATGCTCGCCAAGGAGTCATTCATTGCCCCGATACCAGGATCGCGCAAAGCCGCCCGGATCGAGGAGAATTTGGGTGCAGCAGATGTAGCCCTCACCAAAGCGGAATTCCAAGCGCTGGAGGCTGAGCTTTCAAAGCTGAGCATTCACGGCAACCGGACCGATGCAGACATCGCCAAACTCTACAAATGA
- a CDS encoding LysR family transcriptional regulator encodes MLNRLDALKVFCVAAETLQFRETGIRLGMSPQVVTRTIAALEKELGEVLFQRSTRQIRLSTFGEQLLPQARQLIADSDQLFEYRRIPSSDEMVGVVRVTVPEFPLMREVLKDLIEGIAEFPQLTLDWRPTLTALDVVSEQIDVGVRLGHPTDNRWIVRYVGGTQDRIVASPALIERVGIPRDLEDLQKSFPLGVVLNPNSGRPWPWYIRPDLQFQPAKPRFIAADVYSQLDAALCGRTFSAIQEVSCEPFLARGELVEVLPEIERTTWPIYLYRPQRTVTPRRVLTVFRLLRDSLEKRINRKLPTQL; translated from the coding sequence ATGCTGAATCGTCTCGATGCCTTGAAGGTATTCTGTGTGGCCGCAGAGACCCTTCAATTCCGAGAAACTGGCATACGATTGGGCATGTCCCCTCAGGTGGTTACGCGTACCATCGCAGCCTTGGAGAAGGAATTGGGTGAGGTCCTGTTTCAGCGAAGTACCCGCCAGATTCGCCTCAGCACCTTTGGGGAGCAGTTGTTGCCCCAGGCTCGACAACTGATCGCGGACAGTGATCAGCTTTTTGAATACCGCCGTATACCTTCCTCGGATGAAATGGTCGGTGTTGTCCGAGTGACCGTCCCCGAATTCCCCTTGATGCGAGAAGTGCTGAAAGACCTCATTGAAGGCATCGCGGAATTCCCTCAGCTGACACTCGATTGGCGGCCTACGCTCACCGCGCTGGACGTTGTCAGCGAGCAGATTGACGTAGGTGTTCGCTTGGGTCACCCGACAGACAACCGCTGGATTGTTCGCTACGTCGGCGGCACCCAGGACCGTATCGTAGCTTCGCCGGCACTCATCGAGCGTGTGGGCATTCCTCGCGACCTGGAAGACCTGCAGAAGAGCTTCCCATTAGGGGTCGTCCTAAATCCGAATTCTGGGAGGCCTTGGCCTTGGTATATCCGGCCAGACCTTCAGTTCCAGCCCGCCAAACCGCGATTCATTGCGGCTGATGTGTACAGTCAGCTCGACGCGGCACTTTGTGGACGCACATTCAGTGCGATTCAGGAGGTGAGCTGTGAACCGTTTCTGGCTCGCGGCGAATTAGTGGAGGTGCTGCCGGAGATTGAGCGAACCACTTGGCCGATCTACCTTTATCGCCCTCAACGAACAGTCACTCCGCGTCGAGTTCTCACTGTGTTTCGGTTGCTACGGGACAGCCTTGAGAAACGCATCAATCGGAAATTGCCGACTCAGCTATAG
- a CDS encoding aldo/keto reductase, producing the protein MSLDHYITLGRSGLRVSPLCLGAMTFGEELGWGIPPTAAQQIMDRYIELGGNFIDTANGYTKGHSEKIIGDHLAYDKQKRDRLVIATKFSTNLFPGDPNGGGSNRKSIIAACEESLRRLRTDYIDLYWLHNWDKYTPMEETVRAMNDLVDAGKVRYLGISDTPAWKAGQAQLTAAFRGWSPFIALQLEYSLAERTSEAEQIPMAQELGFGVMPWSPLAGGRLTGKYTRENKDEVSGGRAAVMSKQVNDKHFEIVDVLASIAQTHGATPAQIALAWVMGRPGVAAPITGVRTLEQLNQNVAALDIKLLAEELTRLDELTQPALPFPVGFLKMAPALHAGGTTINGESSALHAFCPTSASDRY; encoded by the coding sequence ATGTCTTTAGATCACTACATTACCCTTGGCCGGTCGGGGCTTCGCGTCAGTCCCCTGTGCCTTGGCGCCATGACGTTTGGTGAGGAGCTGGGCTGGGGTATCCCGCCGACAGCGGCCCAGCAGATCATGGACCGTTACATTGAGTTGGGTGGCAACTTCATCGACACGGCCAACGGATACACCAAGGGGCACTCAGAAAAGATCATCGGAGACCACCTGGCGTATGACAAGCAGAAGCGCGACAGGCTGGTGATAGCCACAAAATTCAGCACAAACCTGTTCCCTGGCGATCCCAATGGGGGCGGTTCCAATCGCAAATCCATCATCGCTGCCTGCGAGGAGTCTCTACGTCGGCTTCGCACGGATTACATCGATCTGTACTGGCTCCATAACTGGGACAAGTACACGCCGATGGAAGAAACCGTACGAGCGATGAATGATCTGGTGGATGCTGGCAAGGTTCGATATCTGGGGATCTCCGATACCCCCGCGTGGAAAGCTGGTCAGGCTCAGCTGACGGCGGCTTTCAGAGGATGGAGCCCGTTCATCGCATTGCAGCTCGAATACTCGCTGGCTGAACGGACAAGCGAAGCCGAACAGATACCCATGGCCCAGGAGCTTGGATTTGGCGTAATGCCCTGGTCCCCACTGGCCGGTGGGCGGTTGACGGGTAAGTACACGCGAGAGAACAAAGATGAAGTGTCAGGTGGCCGGGCCGCAGTGATGAGCAAGCAGGTCAATGACAAGCACTTCGAGATCGTCGACGTGCTCGCGTCGATTGCCCAAACCCACGGCGCGACACCTGCCCAGATTGCCTTAGCGTGGGTCATGGGCCGCCCCGGCGTGGCGGCGCCAATTACCGGCGTCCGGACGCTTGAGCAACTGAACCAGAACGTAGCTGCCTTGGATATCAAACTGCTTGCCGAGGAGCTGACCCGGCTGGACGAGTTGACTCAACCGGCGCTACCCTTTCCTGTTGGGTTCCTAAAAATGGCACCTGCGCTGCACGCTGGTGGTACGACTATCAACGGTGAAAGTTCGGCGCTGCATGCGTTCTGTCCAACATCAGCAAGTGATCGGTACTGA